The Nocardia vinacea genome contains the following window.
TGGCTATCGCACTCATCCAGTGTGCGATAGCCGCCCGTTCTGTGTCTGCAGAGCGCCCGTGTCGCATCGGAAAGGCTTGCGATGCAATAGGATTGCGTCGCATGTGGGCGATCGTGGGGCGCTGGGTTGCCGATCAGGACGGCGGCTTCGGGGTCGTGACGACCGAGTCGTGCGAGGAGTTCGTGGTGCGCGATGCGGTGATCGAGTCCGATTCGCCGCTGCATACCGGGGACCGTGTCTGGCTGGAATTCGTCGACGGTGGGGATTCCGGCGAGGTCATGAAACTCGTGAAGGCGCGGTAGTTTCCGGGTTTCTCGGGGGTTGCTGGGGAATGTTGATCGTGATCCACAACACTGGAATAGATTGTGGACAGGGGGATTTCCGCTGCGACAAATCGGGCGTGGCACAGGATGTTTCGGACATTGGTGATTTATTGTGCTGTGAGTATGTGGAAAGCTATGTGAATGACGTCCGTTCGGACAGGCCGGTGTCCTCGCGTTCGCCGGTGTGTTGCTAGCGGTGATCGGTGGCGGGGTGTGAGCCGTAGGGGAGTAGATACGGGGTCCGCGGTCGCAGGGCCGTTACTATCGCTGACATGTCGCTGACGCTTCGTGCCCGGACCCTGCTGGGCATATCCGCCGCGCTGTTCCCAGTGATCGGAGCTGCCGGGCTGTCCATGCCCGCCGCCACGGCCGCGCCGGTCGTGCAGGTGGCCGGTAATGCCAGCGGGACCGATGGGCTGGAGCCGGGGCTCGCCGCCGCGTATACGCAGGCCGAGAACCAGGCGCATGTCGAAGGGGTCGCGCTGTACATCAACTCCGGCTACCGCACGCCCGCCGAGCAGCAGGCGCTGTGGGACGACGGGGTGCGGACTTACGGCAGTCCCGAGGAGGCTCGGCGGTGGGTACTGCCGCCCAATGAGTCGACCCATGTGCAGGGCCGGGCGATCGACGTGGGGCCGCAGGCCGGGGCGCAGTGGCTGGAGGCGAATGGGAATCGCTGGGGCCTGTGCCGGATCTTTCAAAACGAATGGTGGCATTTCGAACTCGCCACCGCCCCGGGCGGCGCCTGCCCGGCGTTGCGCGCGGACGCGAGCGAGGGCGGTACCGCGCCGGCTCCGTCGTCGCCGATCCAGCCCGTCCTCCCGGGGTTGCCGTCCATCCCCCTCCCGCCGTGGTTGAGCGGCTCCTTCGGGCTGTAGTCAGCCGACCGGCACAGGCACCGGGATCTCTGCGCTCGGCTGCCGGATCAGCACCGCCGGGCTGATCGTGCTCAACGCGCAAATGGCAACGATGTAGCAGGTCACCGCCGCCGAAGTCGAGCCCGCGGTCCACAGTGCGGTCGCGATGAGCGGGGCGAGGCCGCCGCCGAGGACGACCGAGAGCTGCACGATCGGCGACCTGCCGGAGTAGCGGACCGATGGTGGGAAGAGTTCGGCGACGATGATGCCGCGGGGGTGGCGATGGCGACCTTGGGGTGGGGTGGAGCTCGAAGACACTGCTATCCATTTACATTCAGCTGACTGGCGCCGGGGTGCCCGGCATATTGTCCAGTGCCAACCCGCCCTCGATCGAGTTCGGGATGCGGCGGCGGTTGGGGGAGCCGAGCGCTGCGGTGAGATCGGTCCCATCGTGTTCGGCGAGCAGATCGCCGCTGTCCCACACCAGCAGCGTTGCGCTGACCGTGTTCTCGGCGGCCGAATGCGCGAGATCGTAATGCGCGCAGCCGGGGACGTGCGGGTAGGTGATCCACAGGTCGTAACCGGTCATGAACAGGTCGAGGTCGAATTGCACACTCAGGCCGAGCAATTCGCTGCGGCCGTTGTCGTCGACACCGGCGAATGCTTCGTCCAGCGCGAGCAGTCGCGGTGCCTGCGGATCGGCCGAGTCGAGCATGACGTGCGCGGCGGCGAACAGCGGCAGATGCAGCGAGACCGACTGTTCACCACCGGAGAGCGCACTGTGCCTGGCCACGGTCAGCTTGTCCTCGCTGCCGTCGGCGGAGATGAGAGTAAAGGAGAACACCCGCCAGGTCCGGTAATCCAGTGTCGCGCCCAGGATTTCGGGGTAGGAACGCTCCGGATGCGCGGCGCGCGCGGCCCGGATCTCGGCCGCGAAGTGGGCGCGGATGGCCGCCAGATCATCGGCGACGAGCGAGGAGGCGTCGCGATCCAACAGCTTGCACATGGCCCGTGCCGCATCCGAGAGCGAATCGGAGAGCACCCAGTGCACGCCGATGGTATTGCCGGAGGACATGCGGCGCTGCTTCATCTCCGCACCCATGCGGGCGATGAGATCGCGCGCATCGCTGGTGCGCTCATAGATCTGCTGCGCGAGCCCGGTGAGCAGCGCGTCCTCGAGGATCCGGCGTTCGGCATCGGTGAGCAGCAATTCCTGATCGCGGCGGGCGGCGTCGATGCGGGTGGCGAAATCCGCGAGGGCCGACAGCCCGTTGTCATCCTGTACCTGAACGACGGTCAGGCCGTCTGCGGCATCCCATTGCAGCCGGTAATCGCGGCCGGAAGCGGCCAGCGCGGCGTCGAATTCCTGGAGTGCCGAGGTCACCGCACTGCGCGTGGATTTGCGGGCCGCCTCGCCCGCCCGCACGGAAGACGTTGCGGCGGTCAGATTGTCGAAGAGTTCGGCTACCTCATCCGGGAGCACCTGGGGTTCGACCTCAGGCCCGGCCGTCGAAATGCGGTAGAGCAGTTGTTCTGGGGTCGACCAGGCGGCATCGCTGCTCGGCCAGCGGCTGTCGGCAGGTGCACCGAGCAGGGTGAGCAGATCCGGCTGGGCGTAGGGCGCAAGGGCTTTCACATCGGCAAGGACCTCGGTGAGCGCGGTGCCGAGCGACTCGTGCGCGGTGCGGTATGCGGCCTCCGCATCACCGACCGCCTCGATCGCCTCATTTGCGGCCTTGCGAGCGGCCTTCTGCTCAGCCCGGGTCGCCTCGATCTTCGCGCGCGCCTGGTCGAGTTGGCGATCGATGTCGGCGGCGCCCGCGCCGAGTGCTTCGCGCAGGGTTTCGAGTTTACGCAGCTGCTCCTGGTAGCCCGCATCGGCGGCCTCGGCCTCTTCGGCGAAGGCCTCGGCCAGATCGCGGGCCTCGTCGAAGCGGTCCGAACCTTCGCGTTCGCGTTCGCGCTCCCGTTCGTGGTCGGCACGCAGGCGCAACAGGCCGGTCCCGGTGTTCTCGAAATGGCGGATGGCGGCGGCGAGGGCATCGATCTCGCGGGCGCCGCGCGGCGTGCGGTGCGCTTGGGCGACCGAGCGCAGCTTCTTCTCGACAGCCGACGCCTCGGCCACCGCTTGGTCGAGGTCGCGTTCGGCCTGGGCGACCGCTTCGGAGCGCGAGCGCATCATGCCCGCGGCTTCCGAAACCGCGCGCAGGGCTGCGGTGACGGCCGAGGGGCGCGGCAATGCTTTGGCGGCGGCGGAGATTCGCGCCAGCTCGCCGCTCGCCGCGGCCTGGGCGGCCTGTGTCTGCCGCTGTGTCTCCTCGGCGGACTCGATTGCCGTGGCCAACTCGGCGAGCCGGATTTCCCGGCGCTTCGCGCGGGCGGTGGCCCCGATGAATTCGGCATCGGGTTTGTGGTGGCGGCCCACCTGAACGCCCTGGCGGAAACCGCCGGTGGTGCTCACGCCGACTTCGGTGCCGAGGTCGGAGTCCTTGTCGTACAGGGCGATGGAGGCCAGCACGTTTGCGATGACCTGCTTCGGCACCGTGACGTCGGCCGAATCATCCTCCACGACAAGGACATCGGCCAGTGTGCGCCCGGACGGCCGCGCTGAGGTGGGCAGTGGAATCAGGAACTGGTCGGAGGTGTATTCCGGCCGTTCGGCTTCTGCGCAGACCCAACTGTCGAGCAGGTCCGCGGCGTGCAGGGCGGCCTCGATGCCCGCGGCCTGCGCTGGTGTCACGGAATCAGCGAAACGGACCAGTCGCCACAGCGGCGCACCCGGACGGCCTTCCGCATTCCGCGCACGAGCGGCCGAAACCGGTGGGGCCTCGTCACGTTGGGCAGCGACCGCATCGCGTTCGGCATTGAGTTCGACCAGCCGGTCACCGGCCAGCGCGGCGGTGGCGCGCGCTTCTTGACGGCGGGTGCGGATGTCATCGAGCAGCGGTTCGGCGCGTTCGGCCAAAATCTCGGCGACACCGGCTGCCTCATCGGAGCCTGCATCGGCCAGTGCGGTGTCGAGCGCTTCGAACAGGCCTTTCTGAATGGGGGAGTACACCTCTCGATGCGCATCCCACCAAGTGCGCAGTGCGCCACCGGCTTCGGTGCGTGCCAGCACAACGGCCGCTTCGGCGGCCGAGACCTCGGCGGCGGCCGATTCGCGCAGCGCCCGAGCCCGTTCGGCGAGCTGTTCGGCCCGATTCCGTTCGGCCGTAGCGGAATCCATCAGACCGAGCGCCTTGCGGACCGCGCGCACGTCGGCGTCGCGTTCCTCGGCATGTCCGCGGACCGCGGCGGTCAGCTGATCGCCACGGGCCTGGTCGGCCAATCCCGCCCAGGTGATGCCCGCCTCTTCCGCGGCGGCACGCAATTCGTCCTCGCCGCGGGCCAGCGCGGCGGCCGCGTTCTGTACGGCCGCCTTGGCGCGCTCTGCTTCCTGGCCGCGCTGATCGAGGGTTTGCCGGGCCTTGAGCGCCTTGTCCTTGTGCACACCCGCCGAGGTCTCCAGGCGGCGCACCGCGTCGGCGAGATCGTCGAGTTGCTGTTTGCCCTCATAGGCGCTCGAGCGCTGCAGGGTTTCCCGGTCGGAAAGCGCTTGTTCGTAGGCGCGGTCGGCATCGTCGGCGCGCGCCTCGGCGGCGGTGCGTTCGGCCTCGCGACGTTCACGCAATGCGGTGGCGGCGAAGAGGGCGGTGCTGGCGTGGGTCACCGCATCGAGTCGTGTCCGCACCTGATCGACATCGGTCTTCGCCTGTACCGCAAGGTATTTCCGGTACACACCGACAAACGACCTGGTGGCGGTATCGGCGTGGACCAGCCCCTCCAGGGTGCGCCCGACCTCCTCCATATCGCTGAACGAACGCGCCGCGTCCAGGATCAGCTGCTCGTCGAGCGGGCGCAGACCATCGGTGAGCGCCTGCGAAAGTCCCCGCGGATCAAGGTTTTTCGCGAGTTGGGGACGGCGCAGCGTGAGGATGAGATTGATCAGCTGGTCGTAGCGCTGAGTGCCCAGACCGAACATGCGTGCGTCGATCGCATTGCGATACTCGACCGGTCGATCGACGATGGCATCGGTGCCGATCTGCTCGGCCAACTGCTTGCGGGTCAGCGGTCGATCGTCGGGGCCGATGAGTGAAAAGTCGACGCCCGCACGGCCGTCGGCGACAAAGTACCAGCGGGTCACCTTGTCCGTGGACCGGGTGGCGCGCATACCGATGCCGATGGTGACGACCTCGGGATCGTCCCATTTACCGCGCGCGAACTCCATCCACACATACGAATAGGCGGATTCCTGCTTGCGGTACAACAGGTTCGATTT
Protein-coding sequences here:
- a CDS encoding M15 family metallopeptidase, whose product is MSLTLRARTLLGISAALFPVIGAAGLSMPAATAAPVVQVAGNASGTDGLEPGLAAAYTQAENQAHVEGVALYINSGYRTPAEQQALWDDGVRTYGSPEEARRWVLPPNESTHVQGRAIDVGPQAGAQWLEANGNRWGLCRIFQNEWWHFELATAPGGACPALRADASEGGTAPAPSSPIQPVLPGLPSIPLPPWLSGSFGL
- a CDS encoding TIGR02680 family protein; translated protein: MSLIHGGVRFVPTRAGIINLWDYRDQEYCFADGRLVLRGPNGSGKTKALEVLFPFVLDGRIEPRRLNPFAGEERTMKSNLLYRKQESAYSYVWMEFARGKWDDPEVVTIGIGMRATRSTDKVTRWYFVADGRAGVDFSLIGPDDRPLTRKQLAEQIGTDAIVDRPVEYRNAIDARMFGLGTQRYDQLINLILTLRRPQLAKNLDPRGLSQALTDGLRPLDEQLILDAARSFSDMEEVGRTLEGLVHADTATRSFVGVYRKYLAVQAKTDVDQVRTRLDAVTHASTALFAATALRERREAERTAAEARADDADRAYEQALSDRETLQRSSAYEGKQQLDDLADAVRRLETSAGVHKDKALKARQTLDQRGQEAERAKAAVQNAAAALARGEDELRAAAEEAGITWAGLADQARGDQLTAAVRGHAEERDADVRAVRKALGLMDSATAERNRAEQLAERARALRESAAAEVSAAEAAVVLARTEAGGALRTWWDAHREVYSPIQKGLFEALDTALADAGSDEAAGVAEILAERAEPLLDDIRTRRQEARATAALAGDRLVELNAERDAVAAQRDEAPPVSAARARNAEGRPGAPLWRLVRFADSVTPAQAAGIEAALHAADLLDSWVCAEAERPEYTSDQFLIPLPTSARPSGRTLADVLVVEDDSADVTVPKQVIANVLASIALYDKDSDLGTEVGVSTTGGFRQGVQVGRHHKPDAEFIGATARAKRREIRLAELATAIESAEETQRQTQAAQAAASGELARISAAAKALPRPSAVTAALRAVSEAAGMMRSRSEAVAQAERDLDQAVAEASAVEKKLRSVAQAHRTPRGAREIDALAAAIRHFENTGTGLLRLRADHEREREREREGSDRFDEARDLAEAFAEEAEAADAGYQEQLRKLETLREALGAGAADIDRQLDQARAKIEATRAEQKAARKAANEAIEAVGDAEAAYRTAHESLGTALTEVLADVKALAPYAQPDLLTLLGAPADSRWPSSDAAWSTPEQLLYRISTAGPEVEPQVLPDEVAELFDNLTAATSSVRAGEAARKSTRSAVTSALQEFDAALAASGRDYRLQWDAADGLTVVQVQDDNGLSALADFATRIDAARRDQELLLTDAERRILEDALLTGLAQQIYERTSDARDLIARMGAEMKQRRMSSGNTIGVHWVLSDSLSDAARAMCKLLDRDASSLVADDLAAIRAHFAAEIRAARAAHPERSYPEILGATLDYRTWRVFSFTLISADGSEDKLTVARHSALSGGEQSVSLHLPLFAAAHVMLDSADPQAPRLLALDEAFAGVDDNGRSELLGLSVQFDLDLFMTGYDLWITYPHVPGCAHYDLAHSAAENTVSATLLVWDSGDLLAEHDGTDLTAALGSPNRRRIPNSIEGGLALDNMPGTPAPVS